A stretch of Saccharothrix texasensis DNA encodes these proteins:
- the era gene encoding GTPase Era, translating to MDGYRSGFACFVGRPNAGKSTLTNALVGTKVAITSSKPQTTRHTIRGIVHREDGQLVLVDTPGLHRPRTLLGQRLNDLVRETWTEVDVVGFCVPADQKVGPGDKFIAAELEKIAKRTPVIGIVTKTDLVGQQQVAEQLLALQKVMDFADLIPVSAVNGYQVDALADLVLGKLPEGPALYPDGELTDEPELTLVAELIREAALEGVRDELPHSIAVVVEEMLPREGRDDLVDIHANVFVERPSQKAIILGHRGERLKQVGITSRRQIEKLLGTRVYLDLHIKIAKDWQRDPKQLRRLGF from the coding sequence ATGGATGGTTACCGCTCCGGGTTCGCGTGCTTCGTCGGCCGCCCCAACGCAGGCAAGTCGACGTTGACCAACGCGCTGGTCGGGACCAAGGTCGCGATCACGTCGAGCAAGCCGCAGACCACCCGGCACACCATCCGGGGCATCGTGCACCGCGAGGACGGCCAGCTGGTCCTCGTGGACACCCCCGGCCTGCACCGCCCGCGCACGCTCCTCGGCCAGCGCCTGAACGACCTGGTGCGGGAGACGTGGACCGAGGTGGACGTGGTCGGGTTCTGCGTGCCCGCCGACCAGAAGGTCGGCCCCGGCGACAAGTTCATCGCCGCCGAGCTGGAGAAGATCGCCAAGCGCACCCCGGTCATCGGCATCGTCACCAAGACCGACCTGGTCGGTCAGCAGCAGGTGGCCGAGCAGCTGCTCGCGCTGCAGAAGGTGATGGACTTCGCCGACCTGATCCCGGTGTCCGCGGTGAACGGCTACCAGGTCGACGCCCTGGCGGACCTGGTGCTGGGCAAGCTGCCGGAGGGCCCGGCGCTGTACCCGGACGGCGAGCTGACCGACGAGCCGGAGCTGACCCTGGTCGCCGAGCTGATCCGGGAGGCCGCGCTGGAGGGCGTGCGGGACGAGCTGCCGCACTCGATCGCGGTCGTGGTGGAGGAGATGCTGCCCCGCGAGGGGCGTGACGACCTGGTGGACATCCACGCCAACGTGTTCGTGGAGCGGCCCAGCCAGAAGGCGATCATCCTGGGCCACCGGGGCGAGCGCCTGAAGCAGGTCGGGATCACCTCGCGCAGGCAGATCGAGAAGCTGCTCGGCACGCGCGTGTACCTCGACCTGCACATCAAGATCGCCAAGGACTGGCAGCGCGACCCGAAGCAGCTGCGCAGACTGGGTTTCTAG